The following are from one region of the Methanospirillum hungatei genome:
- a CDS encoding EF-Tu/IF-2/RF-3 family GTPase, with amino-acid sequence MPNLNIAFLGPEDLVKELGKKGTSTDITFYNLKKGDNTLTVIEPSRYPEKLSSLFYTVSLADLAILVIDALSAKLGEIILMLNAARISDGAIILRNYIDKGQIAPLIKGTVLEKYEDLPDDPVMLREWLWAKTAEKKPARSSEKGSVPIDHHFNVKGIGTVILGCVYEGAIHRHDQLTVHPLGKTAQIRSIQMHDDDAEEADAGDRVGLALKGIESDDLDRGFVLSADSRIISSLKISGTADIIPYWPQPLKEQMVLYAGHWMQFIPCRVTSVHDDGDFRKPVLTLEFERELIYLPGSVIILHYLESEKLRIVGTITIS; translated from the coding sequence ATGCCAAATCTCAATATTGCCTTTCTCGGCCCTGAAGACCTTGTTAAAGAGCTTGGAAAAAAAGGCACTTCGACCGATATTACATTCTATAATCTGAAAAAAGGGGATAATACCCTGACAGTTATCGAGCCATCACGATATCCTGAAAAATTATCTTCTCTCTTTTATACCGTATCCCTTGCAGATCTTGCAATTCTGGTGATCGATGCACTGAGCGCAAAGCTGGGTGAGATTATTCTGATGCTCAATGCTGCACGAATATCAGACGGAGCAATTATTCTCAGGAATTATATCGATAAAGGACAAATTGCACCACTTATAAAGGGAACAGTCCTTGAGAAATATGAGGATCTGCCTGATGATCCAGTTATGCTGCGTGAATGGCTCTGGGCAAAAACTGCAGAAAAGAAACCTGCGCGGAGTAGTGAGAAAGGGAGTGTCCCTATTGATCATCACTTCAATGTCAAAGGTATCGGAACAGTTATTCTCGGATGTGTCTATGAAGGAGCAATACACCGCCATGACCAGCTTACGGTGCATCCTCTTGGAAAAACAGCACAGATCCGGTCCATCCAGATGCATGATGATGATGCAGAAGAAGCTGATGCAGGAGACCGGGTTGGCCTTGCCCTCAAAGGGATAGAGTCAGATGACCTAGATCGGGGATTTGTCCTCTCAGCAGATTCTCGCATTATTTCATCCCTGAAAATCTCCGGAACAGCGGATATCATTCCATACTGGCCACAGCCACTAAAAGAGCAGATGGTTTTGTATGCCGGCCACTGGATGCAGTTTATTCCGTGTCGGGTAACCAGCGTTCATGATGACGGGGATTTTAGAAAACCTGTACTTACCTTGGAATTTGAACGTGAACTCATCTATCTCCCAGGTTCTGTCATAATCCTACATTACCTGGAAAGCGAAAAGTTACGAATCGTCGGAACAATTACCATTTCATAA
- a CDS encoding DJ-1/PfpI family protein translates to MKVLIAIPPEKFRDEELLIPVKKFQEAGVMYELASTHVGVVMGVYGKKAKVNRTFEDILLKGIDDYYALMIVGGPGTQVHLWNNRHLMELINVFNTKQKVVAGIDNAPIVIAKTGILKKKQATVVPGQTVREMMKEDAIIVNKPVVYKDKIVTASGPEAAEEFASIIIKYEKSDPEFVPTSGKAGFAF, encoded by the coding sequence ATGAAGGTACTCATCGCGATTCCTCCTGAAAAGTTCAGAGATGAGGAGCTCCTGATACCGGTAAAAAAATTTCAGGAGGCCGGGGTGATGTATGAGCTGGCATCAACACACGTCGGGGTGGTCATGGGTGTGTATGGCAAAAAGGCAAAGGTGAATCGGACCTTTGAAGATATATTGCTCAAGGGAATTGACGATTATTATGCCCTGATGATCGTTGGAGGTCCAGGAACCCAGGTTCATCTTTGGAATAATCGTCACCTGATGGAATTGATTAATGTATTCAACACAAAGCAGAAGGTTGTTGCCGGGATCGATAATGCACCGATTGTCATCGCAAAAACAGGTATCTTAAAAAAGAAACAAGCTACCGTAGTTCCCGGACAAACTGTCCGTGAGATGATGAAGGAAGATGCAATTATTGTCAACAAACCGGTAGTCTATAAAGATAAAATTGTCACTGCATCAGGGCCTGAAGCAGCGGAAGAGTTTGCATCTATTATTATCAAATACGAAAAATCAGATCCTGAATTTGTCCCGACCAGTGGAAAAGCAGGCTTTGCATTCTAA
- a CDS encoding PEGA domain-containing protein, whose translation MITDVGKKSRIHAGQMVFVPFFFLFLVLFFICPGVAADKQETRISISLSPENPTEGQAFTISGVLTDIGGSPLGNKRVSLESSPDGDTAFPFERVAVDATDRAGKFSFFRGNHTPAEYIRVSYLGNAQYQGSVSQAVPVHDAGSYVSGTHPARTTGGLMVTGNPDNSFVMLDGEVRGVTPLALNGIAEGPHILDIGKPGYQNQTMEVFVAPDRKTTFSFSLPPAGLHLEKAGISSATGLNVYSNTSYSDEMDIPLGDPVYSFSKSGVSVDIYGNNTSVNGTNKAQITTLYDEHPFGDGFSLSVIITSDDTPFR comes from the coding sequence ATGATAACTGATGTGGGGAAAAAATCTCGGATACATGCGGGGCAGATGGTGTTTGTCCCGTTTTTTTTTCTTTTTCTGGTGCTATTTTTCATCTGCCCGGGTGTGGCAGCAGATAAGCAGGAAACCAGAATCTCTATTTCACTTTCACCCGAAAACCCGACAGAGGGTCAGGCCTTTACCATATCAGGAGTTCTGACTGATATTGGAGGTTCTCCGCTTGGAAACAAGCGGGTAAGTCTTGAGTCATCCCCAGATGGTGATACGGCGTTTCCTTTTGAGCGGGTTGCTGTTGATGCAACTGATAGAGCGGGAAAATTCTCCTTTTTCAGGGGAAATCATACCCCGGCAGAATATATTCGTGTTTCGTATCTTGGAAATGCACAATATCAGGGGAGTGTAAGTCAGGCGGTTCCGGTTCATGATGCTGGTTCATATGTTTCAGGGACTCATCCTGCCAGAACAACCGGCGGCCTGATGGTAACAGGAAATCCGGATAACTCCTTTGTTATGCTGGATGGTGAGGTGCGCGGGGTAACTCCTCTGGCCCTCAATGGTATTGCTGAAGGACCACATATTCTTGATATTGGAAAACCAGGGTATCAGAATCAGACCATGGAGGTGTTTGTTGCTCCTGACCGGAAGACGACATTTAGTTTTTCTCTGCCTCCTGCAGGATTACATCTTGAAAAAGCTGGAATTTCAAGTGCAACCGGGCTTAATGTATATAGTAACACAAGTTATAGCGATGAGATGGATATACCACTAGGCGATCCGGTATATTCATTCAGTAAATCTGGTGTTTCGGTGGATATTTACGGAAACAACACCTCAGTGAACGGGACAAATAAGGCTCAGATCACAACACTCTATGATGAACATCCGTTTGGTGATGGATTTTCTCTCTCTGTCATTATTACAAGTGATGATACTCCATTCCGGTGA